In Drosophila yakuba strain Tai18E2 chromosome X, Prin_Dyak_Tai18E2_2.1, whole genome shotgun sequence, a single genomic region encodes these proteins:
- the LOC6524078 gene encoding coronin-7 isoform X4 encodes MAWRFKASKYKNAAPIVPKAEACVREICVGSYQTYGNNIAASGAFMAFNWEHTGSSVAVLPLDDCGRKSKTMPLLHGHTDTVTDLKFSPFHDGLLATASQDCLVKIWHIPEKGLEQSLSDPEAIFSHKQRRVETVGFHPTADGLMYSTAAGCVALFDLSTQKEIFSNNEHPEVIQSASWREDGTVLATSCKDKNVRIFDPRAAGSPIQLTAESHQSIKDSRVVWLGNQHRILTTGFDAARLRQVIIRDVRNFNTPEKTLELDCSTGILMPLFDPDTNMLFLAGKGDTTINYLEITEKDPYLIEGLRHTGEQTKGACLVPKRALKVMEAEVNRVLQLTSNMVIPIMYQVPRKTYRDFHADLYPETTGYKTELVAGEWLNGSNQAVPKMSLDPAKREHGDEPIIPRLGPKPFSSTTGDVSFDKVFAVPLAPGSHENISNVGQDSGVEMTPAQGAKPDLIVEIEIKKKPEREPAVAGNGVQKSLTTSERRKIFEQNSESSENSTEGEDRTDADLRRNCTSRSSFAERRRIYENRSKSQVDEKPQSPVPLRREHSKVEPLKPSQQQQQQGNVIDTKRISVPEGKLMEEHRRGNGAGLKKSATEAAFSAASTKRTSTVFGKVSKFRHLKGTPGHKSTHIENLRNLSRQIPGECNGFHANQERVAVPLSGPGGKIAIFELSRPGRLPDGVIPSLVNGSNIMDFQWDPFDAQRLAVACDDGIVKIWHIEAGGLSEPTNTPAGELTAHLDKIYFIRFHPLAADVLLTASYDMTIKLWDLRTMTEKCSLSGHTDQIFDFAWSPCGRLGATVCKDGKIRVYNPRKSETPIREGNGPVGTRGARITWALEGHYIVCTGFDKVSERQISVYNAQKLSAPLNTASLDVSPSILIPFYDEDSSTLFVTGKGDSTIYCYEITDEEPYICPLSHHRCTSLHQGLSFLTKNHCDVASVEFSKAYRLTNTTIEPLSFTVPRIKSELFQDDLFPPTRITWSATLSSEDWFASNDKAAPKVSLKPEGMETLSSIQQVPAQPVKKPDHPQFGGQKSEYEINKQQEIQKSVSARMEFTTKLEQDDMEGVDENEWQE; translated from the exons ATGGCCTGGCGATTCAAGGCTTCCAAGTACAAAAATGCCGCACCCATTGTGCCCAAAGCGGAGGCATGCGTCCGCGAGATCTGCGTGGGCAGCTACCAGACGTACGGCAACAACATTGCCGCCTCCGGCGCCTTCATGGCCTTTAACTGGGAGCACACCGGCTCCAGCGTCGCTGTCCTCCCGCTGGATGACTGCGGCCGGAAGAGCAAGACCATGCCGCTGCTCCATGGGCACACGGACACAGTGACGGACCTCAAGTTCTCCCCGTTTCACGACGGGCTGCTGGCCACCGCCTCGCAGGATTGCCTG GTCAAGATCTGGCACATACCGGAAAAAGGTCTAGAGCAGTCGCTTTCCGATCCGGAGGCCATCTTCTCACACAAGCAGAGACGCGTAGAGACAGTGGGCTTCCATCCAACGGCCGACGGCTTGATGTACTCCACAGCCGCCGGCTGCGTGGCTCTCTTCGATCTCAGCACCCAAAAGGAGATATTCT CGAACAATGAGCATCCCGAGGTGATACAGTCGGCCAGTTGGCGCGAGGATGGCACCGTATTGGCCACCAGTTGCAAGGATAAGAATGTGCGAATCTTCGATCCCCGTGCCGCTGGTTCACCCATCCAGCTGACTGCTGAGTCGCATCAGAGCATCAAGGACTCGCGGGTGGTGTGGCTGGGAAATCAGCACCGCATTCTGACCACAGGCTTCGATGCGGCCCGACTGCGACAGGTGATCATCCGCGATGTGCGCAACTTTAACACGCCAGAGAAAACTCTCGAACTGGACTGCTCCACGGGCATACTGATGCCCCTCTTCGATCCCGACACCAATATGCTTTTCCTAGCCGGAAAAGGTGACACAACCATTAACTACTTGGAGATTACGGAGAAGGATCCGTATTTAATTGAGGGCTTGCGTCATACTGGCGAGCAGACAAAGGGTGCGTGTCTGGTGCCCAAGCGGGCACTTAAAGTCATGGAGGCAGAGGTTAACCGGGTGTTGCAATTGACCTCCAACATGGTCATACCCATCATGTACCAGGTGCCCAGAAAG ACATACCGTGATTTCCACGCTGATCTATATCCGGAGACCACTGGCTATAAGACAGAACTGGTGGCCGGCGAGTGGCTGAATGGCAGCAACCAGGCGGTACCCAAGATGAGCCTTGATCCCGCCAAGCGCGAGCATGGCGATGAGCCAATTATT CCACGTTTGGGTCCCAAGCCCTTCTCCAGCACCACAGGTGACGTTTCGTTTGACAAGGTGTTCGCTGTGCCCTTGGCTCCGGGATCCCACGAGAATATCTCGAACGTGGGGCAGGACAGCGGAGTGGAGATGACACCCGCTCAGGGAGCCAAACCGGATCTCATTGTGGAAATCGAAATTAAAA AGAAACCCGAAAGGGAACCTGCTGTGGCTGGAAACGGAGTCCAGAAGTCACTGACCACCTCGGAGCGCCGTAAG ATATTCGAGCAAAACTCGGAGTCCTCGGAGAACTCGACGGAGGGCGAAGATCGCACGGATGCGGATTTGCGAAGGAACTGCACCTCCAGGAGCAGCTTTGCCGAGCGACGGCGTATATACGAGAATCGCTCCAAGAGTCAGGTGGACGAGAAGCCTCAGTCGCCAGTTCCATT ACGTCGCGAGCACTCCAAGGTGGAGCCCCTGAAGCCCagtcaacagcagcagcagcagggcaaTGTGATCGACACCAAGCGCATCTCTGTCCCAGAGGGTAAATTAATGGAGGAGCACCGCCGCGGAAACGGCGCTGGACTTAAAAAATCCGCCACTGAGGCGGCATTCAGTGCTGCCAGCACCAAACGCACCTCCACCGTTTTTGGCAAGGTGTCCAAGTTCAGGCACTTGAAGGGCACCCCTGGTCACAAGTCCACGCACATCGAGAACTTGCGCAACCTAAGTCGCCAGATTCCGGGCGAGTGCAATGGCTTCCACGCCAACCAGGAGCGCGTCGCAGTGCCACTTTCTGGGCCCGGCGGCAAGATAGCCATCTTTGAGTTGAGCCGCCCTGGACGGTTGCCCGATGGCGTTATTCCGTCGCTCGTGAACGGCAGCAACATAATGGACTTCCAGTGGGATCCGTTTGATGCCCAGCGATTGGCTGTGGCCTGCGACGATGGCATCGTAAAAATCTGGCATATTGAAGCCGGCGGATTGAGTGAGCCGACAAACACACCTGCCGGCGAGCTGACCGCTCACCTGGACAAGATTTACTTCATACGCTTCCACCCGCTGGCTGCTGATGTTCTGCTAACCGCCAGCTACGATATGACCATCAAGCTGTGGGATTTGCGCACCATGACAGAGAAGTGCTCGCTTTCGGGGCATACAGATCAGATCTTTGACTTCGCCTGGAGTCCCTGCGGCCGGTTGGGCGCCACCGTATGCAAGGATGGTAAGATTAGGGTATACAACCCAAGGAAATCGGAGACACCCATACGGGAAGGCAATGGACCGGTCGGCACTCGCGGAGCTCGGATCACCTGGGCGTTGGAGGGACATTACATCGTCTGCACTGGTTTCGACAA GGTTTCGGAGCGACAGATCAGCGTGTACAATGCACAAAAATTGTCCGCCCCGTTGAACACTGCTAGTTTGGATGTCTCACCCTCCATATTGATCCCATTCTATGACGAAGATAGCTCCACACTGTTTGTTACGGGCAAGGGTGACTCCACCATCTACTGCTACGAGATCACCGACGAGGAGCCGTACATCTGCCCACTGTCGCACCATCGTTGCACCTCGCTGCACCAGGGCCTCAGTTTCCTCACGAAGAACCACTGCGACGTGGCCAGCGTGGAGTTCTCGAAGGCCTATCGGCTAACCAATACCACAATTGAGCCCCTGAGTTTCACTGTGCCCCGCATCAAG AGCGAGCTGTTCCAAGACGATCTGTTCCCACCCACACGCATCACCTGGAGCGCCACTCTAAGCTCCGAGGATTGGTTCGCTAGCAATGACAAGGCGGCACCCAAGGTCAGCCTCAAGCCAGAGGGCATGGAAACTT TATCTTCCATACAGCAAGTGCCAGCGCAGCCCGTCAAGAAGCCGGATCATCCTCAGTTCGGTGGTCAGAAGTCCGAGTACGAGATCAACAAGCAGCAGGAG ATCCAGAAATCAGTAAGCGCGCGTATGGAGTTCACCACCAAGCTGGAGCAGGACGACATGGAGGGCGTGGACGAGAACGAGTGGCAGGAGTAG
- the LOC6524078 gene encoding coronin-7 isoform X1, whose translation MAWRFKASKYKNAAPIVPKAEACVREICVGSYQTYGNNIAASGAFMAFNWEHTGSSVAVLPLDDCGRKSKTMPLLHGHTDTVTDLKFSPFHDGLLATASQDCLVKIWHIPEKGLEQSLSDPEAIFSHKQRRVETVGFHPTADGLMYSTAAGCVALFDLSTQKEIFSNNEHPEVIQSASWREDGTVLATSCKDKNVRIFDPRAAGSPIQLTAESHQSIKDSRVVWLGNQHRILTTGFDAARLRQVIIRDVRNFNTPEKTLELDCSTGILMPLFDPDTNMLFLAGKGDTTINYLEITEKDPYLIEGLRHTGEQTKGACLVPKRALKVMEAEVNRVLQLTSNMVIPIMYQVPRKTYRDFHADLYPETTGYKTELVAGEWLNGSNQAVPKMSLDPAKREHGDEPIIIHRGNLSDFVKNLENQRAKSNTTGKPNQQAKRNDNEHFVMLNKGNNFEEKNGNDNSNDSNGKKSIPSQSQPDGECSELIRKFEAKYKVDSEKEKAHAYAQSQEDDKESPTEQEHSTGSSEEVSSSGGLDNHSASGSHSPPKPMPRTSRNNSLPEASDSAGESSSTNTPRPRPRTTAASAYKPRLGPKPFSSTTGDVSFDKVFAVPLAPGSHENISNVGQDSGVEMTPAQGAKPDLIVEIEIKKKPEREPAVAGNGVQKSLTTSERRKSSADDDESSDKIFEQNSESSENSTEGEDRTDADLRRNCTSRSSFAERRRIYENRSKSQVDEKPQSPVPLRREHSKVEPLKPSQQQQQQGNVIDTKRISVPEGKLMEEHRRGNGAGLKKSATEAAFSAASTKRTSTVFGKVSKFRHLKGTPGHKSTHIENLRNLSRQIPGECNGFHANQERVAVPLSGPGGKIAIFELSRPGRLPDGVIPSLVNGSNIMDFQWDPFDAQRLAVACDDGIVKIWHIEAGGLSEPTNTPAGELTAHLDKIYFIRFHPLAADVLLTASYDMTIKLWDLRTMTEKCSLSGHTDQIFDFAWSPCGRLGATVCKDGKIRVYNPRKSETPIREGNGPVGTRGARITWALEGHYIVCTGFDKVSERQISVYNAQKLSAPLNTASLDVSPSILIPFYDEDSSTLFVTGKGDSTIYCYEITDEEPYICPLSHHRCTSLHQGLSFLTKNHCDVASVEFSKAYRLTNTTIEPLSFTVPRIKSELFQDDLFPPTRITWSATLSSEDWFASNDKAAPKVSLKPEGMETLSSIQQVPAQPVKKPDHPQFGGQKSEYEINKQQEIQKSVSARMEFTTKLEQDDMEGVDENEWQE comes from the exons ATGGCCTGGCGATTCAAGGCTTCCAAGTACAAAAATGCCGCACCCATTGTGCCCAAAGCGGAGGCATGCGTCCGCGAGATCTGCGTGGGCAGCTACCAGACGTACGGCAACAACATTGCCGCCTCCGGCGCCTTCATGGCCTTTAACTGGGAGCACACCGGCTCCAGCGTCGCTGTCCTCCCGCTGGATGACTGCGGCCGGAAGAGCAAGACCATGCCGCTGCTCCATGGGCACACGGACACAGTGACGGACCTCAAGTTCTCCCCGTTTCACGACGGGCTGCTGGCCACCGCCTCGCAGGATTGCCTG GTCAAGATCTGGCACATACCGGAAAAAGGTCTAGAGCAGTCGCTTTCCGATCCGGAGGCCATCTTCTCACACAAGCAGAGACGCGTAGAGACAGTGGGCTTCCATCCAACGGCCGACGGCTTGATGTACTCCACAGCCGCCGGCTGCGTGGCTCTCTTCGATCTCAGCACCCAAAAGGAGATATTCT CGAACAATGAGCATCCCGAGGTGATACAGTCGGCCAGTTGGCGCGAGGATGGCACCGTATTGGCCACCAGTTGCAAGGATAAGAATGTGCGAATCTTCGATCCCCGTGCCGCTGGTTCACCCATCCAGCTGACTGCTGAGTCGCATCAGAGCATCAAGGACTCGCGGGTGGTGTGGCTGGGAAATCAGCACCGCATTCTGACCACAGGCTTCGATGCGGCCCGACTGCGACAGGTGATCATCCGCGATGTGCGCAACTTTAACACGCCAGAGAAAACTCTCGAACTGGACTGCTCCACGGGCATACTGATGCCCCTCTTCGATCCCGACACCAATATGCTTTTCCTAGCCGGAAAAGGTGACACAACCATTAACTACTTGGAGATTACGGAGAAGGATCCGTATTTAATTGAGGGCTTGCGTCATACTGGCGAGCAGACAAAGGGTGCGTGTCTGGTGCCCAAGCGGGCACTTAAAGTCATGGAGGCAGAGGTTAACCGGGTGTTGCAATTGACCTCCAACATGGTCATACCCATCATGTACCAGGTGCCCAGAAAG ACATACCGTGATTTCCACGCTGATCTATATCCGGAGACCACTGGCTATAAGACAGAACTGGTGGCCGGCGAGTGGCTGAATGGCAGCAACCAGGCGGTACCCAAGATGAGCCTTGATCCCGCCAAGCGCGAGCATGGCGATGAGCCAATTATT ATTCATCGCGGTAACCTGAGTGATTTTGTTAAGAACCTGGAGAATCAGCGGGCCAAGAGCAACACTACTGGGAAACCAAATCAGCAGGCCAAACGCAACGATAACGAGCATTTTGTCATGCTAAACAAGGGGAATAACTTTGAGGAGAAGAACGGCAATGACAACAGCAACGATAGCAATGGAAAGAAGAGCATACCTTCACAGTCCCAGCCAGATGGCGAGTGCAGTGAGCTCATCCGTAAGTTCGAGGCCAAATACAAGGTGGATTCGGAGAAGGAAAAGGCCCATGCCTACGCCCAGTCCCAGGAGGATGACAAGGAGTCACCCACCGAGCAGGAGCATTCGACCGGCAGCAGCGAGGAGGTCTCCTCGTCCGGTGGACTGGACAACCACTCGGCCAGTGGCAGCCACTCGCCACCGAAGCCCATGCCGCGCACCTCGCGCAACAATTCCCTGCCGGAGGCCAGTGATTCCGCTGGggaaagcagcagcaccaacacGCCGCGCCCGAGGCCTCGTACCACCGCTGCGTCTGCTTACAAG CCACGTTTGGGTCCCAAGCCCTTCTCCAGCACCACAGGTGACGTTTCGTTTGACAAGGTGTTCGCTGTGCCCTTGGCTCCGGGATCCCACGAGAATATCTCGAACGTGGGGCAGGACAGCGGAGTGGAGATGACACCCGCTCAGGGAGCCAAACCGGATCTCATTGTGGAAATCGAAATTAAAA AGAAACCCGAAAGGGAACCTGCTGTGGCTGGAAACGGAGTCCAGAAGTCACTGACCACCTCGGAGCGCCGTAAG TCCTCGGCTGACGATGATGAATCATCCGACAAG ATATTCGAGCAAAACTCGGAGTCCTCGGAGAACTCGACGGAGGGCGAAGATCGCACGGATGCGGATTTGCGAAGGAACTGCACCTCCAGGAGCAGCTTTGCCGAGCGACGGCGTATATACGAGAATCGCTCCAAGAGTCAGGTGGACGAGAAGCCTCAGTCGCCAGTTCCATT ACGTCGCGAGCACTCCAAGGTGGAGCCCCTGAAGCCCagtcaacagcagcagcagcagggcaaTGTGATCGACACCAAGCGCATCTCTGTCCCAGAGGGTAAATTAATGGAGGAGCACCGCCGCGGAAACGGCGCTGGACTTAAAAAATCCGCCACTGAGGCGGCATTCAGTGCTGCCAGCACCAAACGCACCTCCACCGTTTTTGGCAAGGTGTCCAAGTTCAGGCACTTGAAGGGCACCCCTGGTCACAAGTCCACGCACATCGAGAACTTGCGCAACCTAAGTCGCCAGATTCCGGGCGAGTGCAATGGCTTCCACGCCAACCAGGAGCGCGTCGCAGTGCCACTTTCTGGGCCCGGCGGCAAGATAGCCATCTTTGAGTTGAGCCGCCCTGGACGGTTGCCCGATGGCGTTATTCCGTCGCTCGTGAACGGCAGCAACATAATGGACTTCCAGTGGGATCCGTTTGATGCCCAGCGATTGGCTGTGGCCTGCGACGATGGCATCGTAAAAATCTGGCATATTGAAGCCGGCGGATTGAGTGAGCCGACAAACACACCTGCCGGCGAGCTGACCGCTCACCTGGACAAGATTTACTTCATACGCTTCCACCCGCTGGCTGCTGATGTTCTGCTAACCGCCAGCTACGATATGACCATCAAGCTGTGGGATTTGCGCACCATGACAGAGAAGTGCTCGCTTTCGGGGCATACAGATCAGATCTTTGACTTCGCCTGGAGTCCCTGCGGCCGGTTGGGCGCCACCGTATGCAAGGATGGTAAGATTAGGGTATACAACCCAAGGAAATCGGAGACACCCATACGGGAAGGCAATGGACCGGTCGGCACTCGCGGAGCTCGGATCACCTGGGCGTTGGAGGGACATTACATCGTCTGCACTGGTTTCGACAA GGTTTCGGAGCGACAGATCAGCGTGTACAATGCACAAAAATTGTCCGCCCCGTTGAACACTGCTAGTTTGGATGTCTCACCCTCCATATTGATCCCATTCTATGACGAAGATAGCTCCACACTGTTTGTTACGGGCAAGGGTGACTCCACCATCTACTGCTACGAGATCACCGACGAGGAGCCGTACATCTGCCCACTGTCGCACCATCGTTGCACCTCGCTGCACCAGGGCCTCAGTTTCCTCACGAAGAACCACTGCGACGTGGCCAGCGTGGAGTTCTCGAAGGCCTATCGGCTAACCAATACCACAATTGAGCCCCTGAGTTTCACTGTGCCCCGCATCAAG AGCGAGCTGTTCCAAGACGATCTGTTCCCACCCACACGCATCACCTGGAGCGCCACTCTAAGCTCCGAGGATTGGTTCGCTAGCAATGACAAGGCGGCACCCAAGGTCAGCCTCAAGCCAGAGGGCATGGAAACTT TATCTTCCATACAGCAAGTGCCAGCGCAGCCCGTCAAGAAGCCGGATCATCCTCAGTTCGGTGGTCAGAAGTCCGAGTACGAGATCAACAAGCAGCAGGAG ATCCAGAAATCAGTAAGCGCGCGTATGGAGTTCACCACCAAGCTGGAGCAGGACGACATGGAGGGCGTGGACGAGAACGAGTGGCAGGAGTAG
- the LOC6524078 gene encoding coronin-7 isoform X2, with protein sequence MAWRFKASKYKNAAPIVPKAEACVREICVGSYQTYGNNIAASGAFMAFNWEHTGSSVAVLPLDDCGRKSKTMPLLHGHTDTVTDLKFSPFHDGLLATASQDCLVKIWHIPEKGLEQSLSDPEAIFSHKQRRVETVGFHPTADGLMYSTAAGCVALFDLSTQKEIFSNNEHPEVIQSASWREDGTVLATSCKDKNVRIFDPRAAGSPIQLTAESHQSIKDSRVVWLGNQHRILTTGFDAARLRQVIIRDVRNFNTPEKTLELDCSTGILMPLFDPDTNMLFLAGKGDTTINYLEITEKDPYLIEGLRHTGEQTKGACLVPKRALKVMEAEVNRVLQLTSNMVIPIMYQVPRKTYRDFHADLYPETTGYKTELVAGEWLNGSNQAVPKMSLDPAKREHGDEPIIIHRGNLSDFVKNLENQRAKSNTTGKPNQQAKRNDNEHFVMLNKGNNFEEKNGNDNSNDSNGKKSIPSQSQPDGECSELIRKFEAKYKVDSEKEKAHAYAQSQEDDKESPTEQEHSTGSSEEVSSSGGLDNHSASGSHSPPKPMPRTSRNNSLPEASDSAGESSSTNTPRPRPRTTAASAYKPRLGPKPFSSTTGDVSFDKVFAVPLAPGSHENISNVGQDSGVEMTPAQGAKPDLIVEIEIKKKPEREPAVAGNGVQKSLTTSERRKIFEQNSESSENSTEGEDRTDADLRRNCTSRSSFAERRRIYENRSKSQVDEKPQSPVPLRREHSKVEPLKPSQQQQQQGNVIDTKRISVPEGKLMEEHRRGNGAGLKKSATEAAFSAASTKRTSTVFGKVSKFRHLKGTPGHKSTHIENLRNLSRQIPGECNGFHANQERVAVPLSGPGGKIAIFELSRPGRLPDGVIPSLVNGSNIMDFQWDPFDAQRLAVACDDGIVKIWHIEAGGLSEPTNTPAGELTAHLDKIYFIRFHPLAADVLLTASYDMTIKLWDLRTMTEKCSLSGHTDQIFDFAWSPCGRLGATVCKDGKIRVYNPRKSETPIREGNGPVGTRGARITWALEGHYIVCTGFDKVSERQISVYNAQKLSAPLNTASLDVSPSILIPFYDEDSSTLFVTGKGDSTIYCYEITDEEPYICPLSHHRCTSLHQGLSFLTKNHCDVASVEFSKAYRLTNTTIEPLSFTVPRIKSELFQDDLFPPTRITWSATLSSEDWFASNDKAAPKVSLKPEGMETLSSIQQVPAQPVKKPDHPQFGGQKSEYEINKQQEIQKSVSARMEFTTKLEQDDMEGVDENEWQE encoded by the exons ATGGCCTGGCGATTCAAGGCTTCCAAGTACAAAAATGCCGCACCCATTGTGCCCAAAGCGGAGGCATGCGTCCGCGAGATCTGCGTGGGCAGCTACCAGACGTACGGCAACAACATTGCCGCCTCCGGCGCCTTCATGGCCTTTAACTGGGAGCACACCGGCTCCAGCGTCGCTGTCCTCCCGCTGGATGACTGCGGCCGGAAGAGCAAGACCATGCCGCTGCTCCATGGGCACACGGACACAGTGACGGACCTCAAGTTCTCCCCGTTTCACGACGGGCTGCTGGCCACCGCCTCGCAGGATTGCCTG GTCAAGATCTGGCACATACCGGAAAAAGGTCTAGAGCAGTCGCTTTCCGATCCGGAGGCCATCTTCTCACACAAGCAGAGACGCGTAGAGACAGTGGGCTTCCATCCAACGGCCGACGGCTTGATGTACTCCACAGCCGCCGGCTGCGTGGCTCTCTTCGATCTCAGCACCCAAAAGGAGATATTCT CGAACAATGAGCATCCCGAGGTGATACAGTCGGCCAGTTGGCGCGAGGATGGCACCGTATTGGCCACCAGTTGCAAGGATAAGAATGTGCGAATCTTCGATCCCCGTGCCGCTGGTTCACCCATCCAGCTGACTGCTGAGTCGCATCAGAGCATCAAGGACTCGCGGGTGGTGTGGCTGGGAAATCAGCACCGCATTCTGACCACAGGCTTCGATGCGGCCCGACTGCGACAGGTGATCATCCGCGATGTGCGCAACTTTAACACGCCAGAGAAAACTCTCGAACTGGACTGCTCCACGGGCATACTGATGCCCCTCTTCGATCCCGACACCAATATGCTTTTCCTAGCCGGAAAAGGTGACACAACCATTAACTACTTGGAGATTACGGAGAAGGATCCGTATTTAATTGAGGGCTTGCGTCATACTGGCGAGCAGACAAAGGGTGCGTGTCTGGTGCCCAAGCGGGCACTTAAAGTCATGGAGGCAGAGGTTAACCGGGTGTTGCAATTGACCTCCAACATGGTCATACCCATCATGTACCAGGTGCCCAGAAAG ACATACCGTGATTTCCACGCTGATCTATATCCGGAGACCACTGGCTATAAGACAGAACTGGTGGCCGGCGAGTGGCTGAATGGCAGCAACCAGGCGGTACCCAAGATGAGCCTTGATCCCGCCAAGCGCGAGCATGGCGATGAGCCAATTATT ATTCATCGCGGTAACCTGAGTGATTTTGTTAAGAACCTGGAGAATCAGCGGGCCAAGAGCAACACTACTGGGAAACCAAATCAGCAGGCCAAACGCAACGATAACGAGCATTTTGTCATGCTAAACAAGGGGAATAACTTTGAGGAGAAGAACGGCAATGACAACAGCAACGATAGCAATGGAAAGAAGAGCATACCTTCACAGTCCCAGCCAGATGGCGAGTGCAGTGAGCTCATCCGTAAGTTCGAGGCCAAATACAAGGTGGATTCGGAGAAGGAAAAGGCCCATGCCTACGCCCAGTCCCAGGAGGATGACAAGGAGTCACCCACCGAGCAGGAGCATTCGACCGGCAGCAGCGAGGAGGTCTCCTCGTCCGGTGGACTGGACAACCACTCGGCCAGTGGCAGCCACTCGCCACCGAAGCCCATGCCGCGCACCTCGCGCAACAATTCCCTGCCGGAGGCCAGTGATTCCGCTGGggaaagcagcagcaccaacacGCCGCGCCCGAGGCCTCGTACCACCGCTGCGTCTGCTTACAAG CCACGTTTGGGTCCCAAGCCCTTCTCCAGCACCACAGGTGACGTTTCGTTTGACAAGGTGTTCGCTGTGCCCTTGGCTCCGGGATCCCACGAGAATATCTCGAACGTGGGGCAGGACAGCGGAGTGGAGATGACACCCGCTCAGGGAGCCAAACCGGATCTCATTGTGGAAATCGAAATTAAAA AGAAACCCGAAAGGGAACCTGCTGTGGCTGGAAACGGAGTCCAGAAGTCACTGACCACCTCGGAGCGCCGTAAG ATATTCGAGCAAAACTCGGAGTCCTCGGAGAACTCGACGGAGGGCGAAGATCGCACGGATGCGGATTTGCGAAGGAACTGCACCTCCAGGAGCAGCTTTGCCGAGCGACGGCGTATATACGAGAATCGCTCCAAGAGTCAGGTGGACGAGAAGCCTCAGTCGCCAGTTCCATT ACGTCGCGAGCACTCCAAGGTGGAGCCCCTGAAGCCCagtcaacagcagcagcagcagggcaaTGTGATCGACACCAAGCGCATCTCTGTCCCAGAGGGTAAATTAATGGAGGAGCACCGCCGCGGAAACGGCGCTGGACTTAAAAAATCCGCCACTGAGGCGGCATTCAGTGCTGCCAGCACCAAACGCACCTCCACCGTTTTTGGCAAGGTGTCCAAGTTCAGGCACTTGAAGGGCACCCCTGGTCACAAGTCCACGCACATCGAGAACTTGCGCAACCTAAGTCGCCAGATTCCGGGCGAGTGCAATGGCTTCCACGCCAACCAGGAGCGCGTCGCAGTGCCACTTTCTGGGCCCGGCGGCAAGATAGCCATCTTTGAGTTGAGCCGCCCTGGACGGTTGCCCGATGGCGTTATTCCGTCGCTCGTGAACGGCAGCAACATAATGGACTTCCAGTGGGATCCGTTTGATGCCCAGCGATTGGCTGTGGCCTGCGACGATGGCATCGTAAAAATCTGGCATATTGAAGCCGGCGGATTGAGTGAGCCGACAAACACACCTGCCGGCGAGCTGACCGCTCACCTGGACAAGATTTACTTCATACGCTTCCACCCGCTGGCTGCTGATGTTCTGCTAACCGCCAGCTACGATATGACCATCAAGCTGTGGGATTTGCGCACCATGACAGAGAAGTGCTCGCTTTCGGGGCATACAGATCAGATCTTTGACTTCGCCTGGAGTCCCTGCGGCCGGTTGGGCGCCACCGTATGCAAGGATGGTAAGATTAGGGTATACAACCCAAGGAAATCGGAGACACCCATACGGGAAGGCAATGGACCGGTCGGCACTCGCGGAGCTCGGATCACCTGGGCGTTGGAGGGACATTACATCGTCTGCACTGGTTTCGACAA GGTTTCGGAGCGACAGATCAGCGTGTACAATGCACAAAAATTGTCCGCCCCGTTGAACACTGCTAGTTTGGATGTCTCACCCTCCATATTGATCCCATTCTATGACGAAGATAGCTCCACACTGTTTGTTACGGGCAAGGGTGACTCCACCATCTACTGCTACGAGATCACCGACGAGGAGCCGTACATCTGCCCACTGTCGCACCATCGTTGCACCTCGCTGCACCAGGGCCTCAGTTTCCTCACGAAGAACCACTGCGACGTGGCCAGCGTGGAGTTCTCGAAGGCCTATCGGCTAACCAATACCACAATTGAGCCCCTGAGTTTCACTGTGCCCCGCATCAAG AGCGAGCTGTTCCAAGACGATCTGTTCCCACCCACACGCATCACCTGGAGCGCCACTCTAAGCTCCGAGGATTGGTTCGCTAGCAATGACAAGGCGGCACCCAAGGTCAGCCTCAAGCCAGAGGGCATGGAAACTT TATCTTCCATACAGCAAGTGCCAGCGCAGCCCGTCAAGAAGCCGGATCATCCTCAGTTCGGTGGTCAGAAGTCCGAGTACGAGATCAACAAGCAGCAGGAG ATCCAGAAATCAGTAAGCGCGCGTATGGAGTTCACCACCAAGCTGGAGCAGGACGACATGGAGGGCGTGGACGAGAACGAGTGGCAGGAGTAG